Part of the Vagococcus teuberi genome, CTTTTTAGTTCCGTACGCTAATAAAATGATTTTGTTAGCTTGCATAATCGAACCTATTCCCATTGAATAAGCCTTAGTTGGCACCTCAGAAATATCAGAGAAATTACGGCTATTCGCCTCAATGGTTGATTCCGTTAAGTTTACTTCGCTTGTTTTTCCATCAAACGATGAGCCAGGTTCATTGAATCCAATATGTCCATTTTCACCAATACCAAGGATTTGAATATCTATAGGGTGTGACTCAAGGATTGCATCGTATCGCTCACATTCTTTTTTAGCATCTGTAGCTAGTCCGTTAGGTAAGAACGTTTCTTTAAATGGCTTTTTATTAAATAAATGCTCTCTCATAAAATAATGGTAACTTTGTGGATCGTCTGCCCCCAGTCCCACATACTCATCCAAATTCACAGATGTCATATGAGAAAAATCAACATCACTTTCTACCATTTCTTTATATAACGCTTCAGGTGTACTCCCTGTCGCCAGTCCCAATGTTTTAATATCTTGTTTCATTGCTTCTTGAATCATATCAAATGCAACTTTCGCACCTTCGAATTGATCTGTTACTTTAATGACTTTCATGTCTATTCCCTCCAGTAATGGTATAGTCCAATTATACCTTTAAAGAAGTATTTTGACAAGTCTTATGCGAATAGTTGTTAATATATCCCTTAGCTCAGGTACTGATGCTTGTCCTGGTGTAGATGCTGATTGGACTGATCCAAATGTCAAGACTAATCCAAACGTTTCTCCACTGACTCGACTTATCATCCCTAATTGCCCATTGACATCGTCACAATTGGGCGATTAGCAAAAAAATTTGCATCTCATTCGTTGCGTCAAGTAGCGTTAATACATCTGTTGTAGTATTTAGCATAACAGCTATTTTACAAATATCTGCACCATAGTTCGCGACAATTTTAGTTTCTTCTATTAACTCTTGACTTGCTTTACCAACCATTGGAACAACTAATTTAGGAATACCATCTCCAACAACAATGTTCATTACTTTAACTGTTTTCATTTACTCTGTTCTTTCAATTTTAATGAGCGACGACCTTTTTTAGACTCGCTGATTGTAGAATTATTAAAAAAGGTCTCAACTATTAGAATGTTATCTAACAGTTGAGAACCCTTATGAGCAAAACTTTATTCTATGAATTATATATGATTCATATGATCGAATGTTTGGGATAAAATACTTT contains:
- a CDS encoding type I 3-dehydroquinate dehydratase, translated to MKTVKVMNIVVGDGIPKLVVPMVGKASQELIEETKIVANYGADICKIAVMLNTTTDVLTLLDATNEMQIFLLIAQL
- the nagB gene encoding glucosamine-6-phosphate deaminase; translation: MKVIKVTDQFEGAKVAFDMIQEAMKQDIKTLGLATGSTPEALYKEMVESDVDFSHMTSVNLDEYVGLGADDPQSYHYFMREHLFNKKPFKETFLPNGLATDAKKECERYDAILESHPIDIQILGIGENGHIGFNEPGSSFDGKTSEVNLTESTIEANSRNFSDISEVPTKAYSMGIGSIMQANKIILLAYGTKKAEAIYQTIKGPITELVPASALQVHPDVTIIVDEEAGSKL
- a CDS encoding type I 3-dehydroquinate dehydratase, translating into MISRVSGETFGLVLTFGSVQSASTPGQASVPELRDILTTIRIRLVKILL